The genomic segment tccatcatgGAGATATACATCTCTCTAGAGGTGTATATCTCTAGACATCTCTCCGGTCTAACCGCACTACGCGGCCGCAATGTTTCTCAAGTGTGGTGTAGTCGGAGgttggttgccatggcagcgtACCGTGGGCGTGGCTGTGGGCGTGGCCTCCCTTCACCAGACGGACGAACTTCTCCACGACCAGGAAGGCCACGATGCCCCCCAGCACCCAGAGCCCCACGGACATCATGTGGCGATGGTTGGCCcctggggggggagacggggggtgaagggggggggagaggggtgaggggtgaagggggggagaggtgtgaggggggagaggggtcaagggggggggagggggggagtagggTGAAGgtgtgatggtgggggggagggttgaaggggggggagaaaggtgggaggggggtgaagggggggggagagaaagggaggagagggggtcgtggggggggggggagacagggggggaggggagatgagggaaGACGAGGGGAGAGGGGTCAGACCGcgacattttaacattttaacctTTTAGGCGTCCGGGTCTGGGAGGCCTCCACACTCAGCGAGGGGGGGCCGGGGATCCACCCAGCCGGGCCCACTGGGTCTCCAGGGTCACGGGGTCAATGGGTTTGAGGAGGTGCGTGAGAGGATGAGTCAGCGTGACCTTCACCTACCAGTCGGCCCGGATACCTGAATCAGCCGACGTAATGACCCGACACCAGCACTCcattagccccgcccccagaaCCCGGTGTCGGGTGCAGCCGAGCGCCAGCGGTTAAGGAGGAACTTAAGAGGACACATAGCCTCGGGCCGCGGGCCGGATAAACAATGTGGAGGCGggttggctcctccccctcctggggCCTCTCGCTAAAGGTTAGCATCTGGGagtggtgtttgtttgttgtttgttgttttgtttgtttgtgcttgcgttccccccccccccagcatgtggACGAGCACCTCCAAGATCTCTCCTCCCCGAGACCCAAGAGCCCGCTCaaggtgggacacacacacacacacacacacacacacacacacacacacacacacacacacacacggaccccCGGCTACCGTGGGCGTGTCCGTGGTCTGCAGACGCGTCCTCCGTGTGGCCGTGGTCCGCCTCCTCGTTGCCATGGTGAGAGTGAGGCTCTGTAAACAAGGGCGACAGGAAAACCAGGGTGGTTAGGTGGTGCTGAGCCTCgctccggggggggggtccgggctCCAGGCCCCGCCTTCCACACTCCGCCTCACTCCACCGCCAcactcactcctccacctcacttactcctcctcactcacccTGACTCATTCACTCTTCCTGactcactcctccacctcactcactctgactcattcactcctcctcactcactcttccagactcactcactcctccacctccctcactcactcactctgactcattcactcctccacctccctcactcctccacctccctcactcactcactcctacacctcactcactctgactcactcactcctcctcactcactcctccacctccctcactcctccacctccctcactcactcctacacctcactcactctgactcattcactcctcctcacccacTCCTCCAGactcactcctccacctccctcactcactcactctgactcATTCACTCCACCTCACCCACTcctccacactcactcactcctccactcactcactcctccacctccctcactcctccacctccctcactcacccacctccctcactcactcactcctccacactcactcactcctccacactcactcctccacactcattcactcactcactcctccacactcactcctccacactcactcctccacactcactcctccacactcactccctcactcactcctccacactcattcactcactcactcctccacactcactcctccacactcactcctccacactcactccctcactcactcctccacactcactccctcactcctccacactcactccctcactcctccacactccctcactcctccacactcactcactcctccacactcactcactcctccacactcactcactcctccacactcactcactcctccacactcactcactcctccacactcactcctccacactcactcactcactcctccacactcactcactcctccacactcactcactcctccacactcactcactcctccacactcactcactcactcctccacactcactcactcactcctccacactcactcctccacactcacTCCTAAGGTACAACCAACTCATATGTAGGTTTTGACAAGGGTTTGAAGAGAGGTTTTGTGCTTTCGTGCAGAGTTTCAACTTGTATGTTTTGGTTAGAAATGAAAACCTGATAATTTTTTTGTGTTACTGCTATGGACCGGCAGTTTTATGAATAGTTTGAACATTCACAGAAGCGTTGGGTTGAAAGggaaaacattaaaatattctTTGTGCTTTTGGCATTTCCTCCAAATCTGGCTGTTTTCTTAAAAGGAAACTGTACCTGGAATATGTTGTGTTTATAGGCTAATCTTAAAAGAGGGAAAAGATATTATCACAAAATGTGATTAAACAAAATGGCACAGTTCATACCATGGCTTATTATACCATCATTTAAACTTATAAATGAGCCAAAAACTAAAGTTGGTAATGCTTGACAGTAACTTACTTATGCGTTGAGATTAATGAGAATATAATTATTcataataaaacaaaagaaaatcgaTTCAAATGTCTATCTTTTGATGAAAAAGCCAAGCAGGTTACAGTGTTATTTTGAAGAGGTGTTTATACTTGAATTAAAAAGGACATCATTTTGAATGAGTAGCCCTTCATGTCGTTCCTGAGCCCTCAGCTCGAGGACCCCTGCTCCACAGCCCTCCCATTCAGCAACGCACGTCTGTGAGGAAGACGACTGCAAAAATGAAATGCAAGTATAAAGCCTTCATTTCACAAGGATGAGAGTGCACGTGGGAGAGGATGCACACAGGGTCAACATGTgacacacccctctctctctctctctctctctctctctctctctctctctctctctctctctctctctctctctctctctctctctctctctctctctctctctctctctctctctctctctctctctctctctctctctccctccctccctccctccctccctccctctctctcacccagggCGTGTGGGATGAGGTGCAGGAAGGCGTCCCCCAGCAGGCCCCCCGAGGCGAAGCTGAGGAGGACCTTCAGGAGGTTCTGGTGCTGCTCGCTGTTGGACTGCAccgggatgaggaagaggatgaggaagggcGCCGCGCTGATCAGCATGGTGGCTCCCAACGCCTGCAGGGGAACATCAACCAATCAATAGCCTCCACGCATCAATCAATCATATCCATCCACCCTTCAATCAATCTATATCCATCAATCAatatccatccacccatcaatcaatctatatccatccacccatcaatcaatcaatatccATCCACCcttcatcaatcaatcaatatccATCAATCAATATCCATCAATCAATATCCATCAATCAATATCCATCAATCAATAACCATCCATCAATAACCATCCATCAATCTATCCCCAAACGGATCCACTTCTTTGTGACCCCCATGACTCAGCCCATTGAATCTCTAgttgttgtttatgttttgcGTGTGAATAACGTTTAGGATGGATTGAACCCCACCTGGATCCAGAGCTCCAGCGTGTCTCTCTTCCCTGACTCCGCCTCCCTCTTCTGGCGGTGTTCGCCCTCCTTGTGCACGTGCACCACCTGATCCTCCCCGTGGGCGTGCCCGTGGTGGTGACCGTGGTCGTGGGCGTGCCCGTGGTCATGCCCGTGCCCGTGGTCATGCCCGTGGTCATGCCCGTGGTCGTGTGCGTGCCCGTCTTCGTCGGTGGGGGCCACGTTGGCCTCGGCGCTCCACTTGCTCGCCCCGTGGTGCATCTTCTTCTGCGAGCCGCCGTGAGCGTGGCCATGGCAACCGCCCTCGCCGTGCGAGTGGGAGTGAGGGCTGCACGACTGcgcggccagcagcagcagcagcgacagCGTCAGTAGCTTCGCGTCAGCCATGGTGGCGTTCCTTCACAGAGGCTgcggagagaaaagaaaaaggaaacgAAAGTTCAGGTGAACAGCGGAGTTCCCGCAAGTCTGACTCAGCAACAGCACTCCTTCAAAAAGTCCCCCGGTCCCTTCAAAGAGTTCCTATCCGCGAGGGAGGGTCAAAGACCAACAAAACCAGATCGCTTTAGAAAGTATTAGGATGGAAATATATAACAAAAGGGTGACGAGACACGCATCCAACCAAAAAGAGCCCCACTGAACACAACTGCACCTTTCTGTTGCACGCAGCTAGTCGGCTAGCACACATGCTAACGTGTTGCTGCGCATCATAGCGTTACATCATGCACATCCTTATAGGACGGGCCGCGGCTCACCTTACGGTTGGAGGACAGACGTTTGGTCGCCGGGGACGTGCGTTGGGAGACAGGCTGAAGGTGTGAGGACCAAACTTCCAGTCCACTAGAAGCTGGTGTTCTGTTTCTCCAAAGACGTGGCGTTCAGTCAACTCATCCAAATCTCGCGATACCGCTCTCCCTTCATAACAAAGCGTTTTTAAAAGTTGTTTAAGATATTGTGTGAGCTTACATAGAGAAACATATTCAGCATTTGAGGCATTGAAATCATGTATAAGGAAAGATAGCGCCCTGATATTTACCCGTTCCTGTACTACAGAGACGTCAGGGATGAATGTAAAAAGGGAAGTATCGCGATACTGGGTCACTTTCAGGCTTGACTCAACAGAAACATCCGGGAGGAAGTCCGGGTGCACGGAGGAGGGTCTATAGCTGCAGACCTCCATCCTCGGGCCCACTGCCGCTGTCGGACGGACCACTTCCGGTCCTCAAGCTTTCGGTCAGGATACGATAGCCCGCCTCCACTTTGTAGTAGGAGTAGTTATTTTATTCAGCGGCATCTAGGCCGAATATATCTACTATATAACCTACACCTATTTATTAGCAAAAAGTGTGATGCATATTTGTTATCGATCTAGTCTAATTGATAAACTATAGTGAATCAAT from the Gadus morhua chromosome 22, gadMor3.0, whole genome shotgun sequence genome contains:
- the slc39a7 gene encoding zinc transporter Slc39a7, with translation MADAKLLTLSLLLLLAAQSCSPHSHSHGEGGCHGHAHGGSQKKMHHGASKWSAEANVAPTDEDGHAHDHGHDHGHDHGHGHDHGHAHDHGHHHGHAHGEDQVVHVHKEGEHRQKREAESGKRDTLELWIQALGATMLISAAPFLILFLIPVQSNSEQHQNLLKVLLSFASGGLLGDAFLHLIPHALEPHSHHGNEEADHGHTEDASADHGHAHGANHRHMMSVGLWVLGGIVAFLVVEKFVRLVKGGHAHSHAHDSPKAKESDGEEEKEEKEGKDKKTTVKKVETPNTEIKVSAYLNLAADFTHNFTDGLAIGASFLVSPAVGTVTTVTILLHEVPHEIGDFAILVQSGCTKKKAMCLQLLTALGAMAGTACSLLAEGVGAAATAWILPFTAGGFVYIATVTVLPELLSGRSSFGQSLMEILALLLGVGMMVLIAEYE